One stretch of Ipomoea triloba cultivar NCNSP0323 chromosome 8, ASM357664v1 DNA includes these proteins:
- the LOC116027431 gene encoding calcium-transporting ATPase 3, endoplasmic reticulum-type codes for MEDAYARSVSEVLEYFGVEQSKGLTDAQVVQNARLYGRNVLPHEESTPFWKLVLKQFDDLLVKILIVAAFISFFLALANGETGLSAFLEPSVILMILAANAAVGVITETNAEKALEELRAYQADVATVLRNGSFSILPATDLVPGDIVEVSVGCKVPADLRMIEILSDQLRVDQAILTGESCSVEKELDAATTTNAVYQDKTNILFSGTIVVAGRARAVVVGVGSNTAMGSIRDSMLKTEDEATPLKKKLDEFGTFLAKVIAGICVLVWVVNIGHFGDPAHGGFLRGAIHYFKIAVALAVAAIPEGLPAVVTTCLALGTKRMARLNAIVRSLPSVETLGCTTVICSDKTGTLTTNMMSVSKICVLHSVSHGPDAVEYCVSGTTYAPEGFIFGSTGVQLEIPAQSPCLLHIAMCSALCNESVLRYNPDKRTYEKIGESTEVALRVLAEKIGLPGFDSMPSALDMLSKHERASYCNRYWESQFKKVSSLDFSRDRKMMSVLCSRKQMDIMFSKGAPESILSRCTSILCNDDGSTIPLTANMKAQLESRFDSFAGKETLRCLALALKRMPIGQQSLSFDDEKDLTFVGLVGMLDPPREEVRNAILSCITAGIRVIVVTGDNKATAESLCQKIGAFDHLGDFDGLSYTATEFEELPASQKVVALQRMTLLSRVEPSHKRMLVEALQNQNEVVAMTGDGVNDAPALKKADIGVAMGSGTAVAKSASDMVLADDNFASIVAAVAEGRAIYNNTRQFIRYMISSNIGEVVCIFVAAMLGIPDTLAPVQLLWVNLVTDGLPATAIGFNKQDSDVMKTKPRKVNEAVVTGWLFFRYLVVGAYVGLATVAGFIWWFIYYDNGPKLPYSELMNFDSCSTRETTYPCSIFSDRHPSTIAMTVLVVVEMFNALNNLSENQSLLVIPPWSNIWLVGSIILTMLLHVLILYVQPLSVLFSVTPLSWAEWTVVLYLSFPVIIIDEILKFFSRNSGMRFKFRFRRPDMLPKREVRDK; via the exons ATGGAGGACGCTTACGCTAGATCCGTTTCAGAG GTGCTTGAATACTTCGGCGTGGAGCAATCCAAAGGTCTTACAGATGCACAG GTTGTACAAAATGCAAGATTATATGGAAGGAACG TGCTGCCTCATGAGGAAA GTACTCCTTTCTGGAAGCTGGTGCTAAAACAATTTGATGATTTGCTGGTTAAGATATTAATTGTAGCTGCTTTCATATCGTTCTTTTTGGCATTGGCTAATGGAGAGACAGGGTTATCGGCCTTTTTGGAACCTTCT GTTATCTTGATGATATTGGCTGCGAATGCTGCAGTAGGGGTAATCACAGAAACAAATGCTGAAAAGGCTCTCGAG GAACTACGTGCCTATCAAGCTGATGTTGCTACTGTTCTTCGTAATG GTTCCTTCTCAATATTACCAGCTACAGACCTTGTCCCTGGGGATATTGTAGAAGTCAGTG TGGGTTGCAAAGTTCCAGCAGATCTGAGAATGATAGAGATTTTGAGTGATCAACTGCGTGTTGACCAGGCAATTCTTACAG GCGAAAGCTGCTCTGTCGAGAAAGAGCTTGATGCAGCAACTACTACCAATGCAGTGTACCAAGATAAGACGAACATCCTCTTCTCA GGCACAATAGTGGTTGCAGGGAGGGCAAGAGCTGTTGTTGTTGGGGTTGGCTCAAATACTGCAATGGGCAGTATACGTGATTCCATGCTAAAAACTGAAGAT GAAGCGACACCATTGAAGAAGAAGTTGGATGAATTTGGTACTTTTCTTGCAAAG GTCATTGCAGGTATTTGTGTATTGGTTTGGGTTGTAAACATTGGTCATTTTGGTGATCCTGCCCATGGTGGCTTCCTACGAGGTGCAATACATTACTTTAAG ATTGCAGTTGCACTTGCTGTTGCTGCAATTCCTGAAGGGCTTCCTGCAGTTGTTACAAC CTGTCTGGCTCTTGGAACAAAAAGAATGGCTCGGTTAAATGCTATTGTCAGGTCCCTACCATCAGTAGAAACCTTAGGCTGCACAACTGTGATTTGCAGTGACAAGACTGGCACTTTGACTACAAACATGATGTCTGTGTCAAAG ATTTGTGTGCTTCACTCTGTGAGTCATGGTCCAGATGCTGTTGAGTACTGCGTTAGTGGCACAACATATGCTCCCGAGGGATTTATTTTTGGCAGCACAGGTGTCCAG CTTGAGATTCCTGCACAATCTCCTTGCCTCCTCCATATTGCAATGTGTTCAGCTCTTTGCAATGAGTCTGTCTTGCGATACAATCCTGACAAGAGGACTTATGAGAAGATTGGTGAGTCAACTGAAGTTGCTCTTCGTGTGTTGGCTGAAAAG ATTGGTCTTCCTGGTTTTGATTCTATGCCATCTGCACTAGATATGCTAAGCAAGCATGAGCGTGCTTCCTATTGCAACCGTTATTGGGAGAGCCAATTTAAAAAG GTATCCTCCTTGGATTTTTCTCGGGACCGTAAAATGATGAGTGTACTTTGCAGCAGGAAGCAGATGGACATTATGTTTTCTAAAGGTGCACCAGAAAGCATACTTTCTAGATGCACCAGTATTCTGTGCAATGATGATGGTTCTACTATTCCTCTTACCGCAAATATGAAAGCCCAGTTAGAATCAAGATTTGACAG tTTTGCAGGAAAAGAAACTCTAAGATGCCTTGCTCTAGCCTTGAAAAGGATGCCTATAGGCCAACAATCTCTCTCCTTTGATGATGAAAAAGACCTCACATTTGTTGGATTG GTGGGAATGCTTGATCCACCAAGGGAGGAAGTAAGAAATGCCATCCTTTCATGTATAACAGCTGGGATACGTGTAATAGTTGTCACTGGAGATAACAAG GCCACAGCTGAATCATTGTGCCAGAAGATTGGTGCCTTTGATCACTTGGGAGATTTTGATGGACTTTCTTATACTGCTACTGAGTTTGAAGAACTTCCAGCATCACAGAAGGTAGTGGCCTTGCAAAGAATGACACTTCTATCCAG GGTTGAACCATCTCATAAAAGGATGCTAGTTGAAGCCTTACAGAATCAAAATGAAGTG GTTGCAATGACTGGAGATGGAGTCAATGATGCACCTGCACTCAAGAAAGCAGATATTGGGGTTGCCATGGGATCAGGAACAGCTGTTGCAAAG AGTGCTTCAGATATGGTTTTGGCAGATGACAATTTTGCCTCAATTGTTGCG GCTGTTGCTGAGGGGAGGGCTATATATAACAACACAAGGCAATTCATCAGATACATGATATCTTCAAACATTGGTGAAGTAGTCTGCATTTTTGTGGCTGCTATGCTTGGAATACCTGACACACTTGCGCCA GTCCAGTTGCTGTGGGTAAATTTGGTTACTGATGGTTTGCCTGCCACTGCCATTGGGTTCAATAAACAAGACTCAGATGTTATGAAGACTAAACCTCGCAAG GTTAATGAAGCAGTTGTTACTGGGTGGCTTTTCTTCCGATATCTAGTTGTTGGAG CATATGTTGGGCTAGCCACTGTAGCAGGATTCATATGGTggtttatttattatgataatggGCCTAAACTCCCATACAGTGAATTG ATGAATTTTGACAGTTGTTCAACAAGGGAAACTACCTATCCTTGCAGCATATTCAGTGATCGGCACCCATCTACTATTGCAATGACAgtgcttgttgttgttgagatgTTCAATGCATTGAATAATCTCAGTGAAAATCAATCCCTGCT TGTCATCCCCCCGTGGAGTAATATTTGGCTTGTTGGTTCAATTATACTGACGATGCTGCTTCATGTACTCATTCTGTATGTGCAGCCATTATCCGTTCTTTTCTCT GTGACACCCCTTAGTTGGGCAGAGTGGACTGTTGTGTTATATCTTTCATTTCCT gtaataataattgatgagATACTGAAATTCTTCTCTAGGAATTCAG GCATGAGATTCAAGTTTAGGTTCAGACGACCAGATATGCTCCCGAAAAGAGAAGTGCGTGACAAGTGA
- the LOC116027714 gene encoding serine carboxypeptidase-like 11, whose product MKPSTKHSLSFNHFLILAIVAVVGVFPENVISAGSKVDVLPGFEGPLPFHLETGYIGVGESEEIQLFYYFVKSETNPKDDPVILWLSGEQGCSSLTGLVYEIGPLFFEAKVYNGTLPTLLLSGHSLTRNASMIFLDQLPNIGFSYSTKTTTYTDVQASNYIYEFLQKWFGQNQDFVSNPFFIASSSYGGLIVPTIVELISDGNEAAKKPINLEGYILGNPKTFHREENFRVEFAYGMGFMATEFYESLKESCKGEYMHVDPENKLCAQGLQKYNKLVDGICKQHILETCCGPEEPTTELSLGARRALDEQRIRSFNEKFLYQDRDGEDDDKLICRVNYHRLSNYWANDPSVQKALHVRKVSSEKWVRCNWNTVSKSYKVTIQDTRQQHAALNAKGYRSLIYSGDHDMIVPFESTQAWIKDLNYTIDHDWSPYYVIHSKEQDVLVPPFKFEVYSEVGGYTRNFTSKMTYATVKGGGHIATEPWPDKCVALISRWIAGKDIATPPPTDTTALKQFMQYGKDMSSSTFSQLQALATAFPFIFS is encoded by the exons ATGAAACCATCTACAAAGCATTCACTTTCTTTCAATCATTTTCTCATCCTCGCTATTGTTGCAGTGGTAGGGGTTTTCCCAGAAAATGTAATCTCTGCAGGCTCAAAGGTTGATGTTCTTCCTGGCTTTGAAGGGCCCCTCCCTTTCCATCTTGAGACTGG gTATATCGGTGTGGGGGAATCCGAGGAAATACAGCTCTTTTACTACTTTGTTAAATCGGAAACAAATCCCAAAGATGATCCTGTCATACTTTGGCTTTCAGGAGAGCAGGGTTGTTCATCTTTAACTGGACTTGTTTATGAAATAG GGCCACTATTTTTTGAGGCAAAAGTGTATAATGGAACCCTACCAACATTGTTGCTCAGTGGACATTCATTAACAAGG AATGCCAGCATGATCTTTTTGGATCAACTCCCAAATATTGGATTTTCATACTCAACCAAAACAACCACTTACACTGATGTACAAGCAAGCAATTACATTTATGAATTTCTACAAAAG TGGTTTGGTCAGAACCAAGACTTTGTATCAAATCCATTCTTCATCGCAAGTAGTTCTTATGGAGGTCTTATTGTTCCTACTATTGTTGAACTTATATCAGATG GAAATGAAGCTGCCAAGAAGCCAATCAATCTTGAG GGATATATACTGGGCAACCCCAAAACTTTTCATCGTGAAGAAAATTTCAGAGTTGAATTTGCTTATGGAATGGGATTTATGGCAACTGAATTCTATGAG tcattgAAAGAAAGTTGTAAAGGTGAGTATATGCACGTGGATCCGGAGAACAAATTATGTGCTCAAGGCCTTCAGAAGTACAATAAG ttgGTAGATGGGATTTGTAAACAGCACATTCTTGAGACCTGTTGTGGACCTGAAGAACCTACCACAGAGTTATCTTTGGGTGCAAGAAGAGCCCTTGATGAACAACGTATCAGATCTTTCAATGAGAAATTCCTCTATCAGGATCGCGATggtgaagatgatgataagCTAATTTGTCGT GTTAACTACCATCGACTTTCCAACTACTGGGCAAATGACCCTAGTGTCCAAAAAGCTCTTCATGTTCGTAAG GTCTCTTCTGAAAAGTGGGTGAGGTGCAATTGGAACACTGTGTCAAAAAGCTACAAAGTTACGATACAGGACACAAGACAGCAACATGCAGCTCTTAATGCCAAAGGCTATAGGTCACTTATATACAG CGGTGATCATGATATGATTGTTCCCTTCGAATCAACTCAAGCCTGGATAAAAGATTTGAACTATACCATCGATCATGATTGGAGTCCATATTACGTGATTCATAG CAAAGAGCAAGATGTCCTTGTTCCTCCGTTTAAATTTGAGGTGTATTCTGAAGTTGGCGG GTACACAAGAAATTTCACCAGTAAAATGACATACGCAACAGTAAAG gGTGGAGGGCATATTGCTACTGAGCCATGGCCTGATAAGTGTGTTGCTTTGATTTCGAGATGGATAGCTGGAAAAGACATAGCTACCCCGCCTCCAACTGATACTACAGCATTAAAACAATTTATGCAATATGGAAAAGATATGTCATCATCAACATTCTCCCAGCTCCAGGCTTTAGCTACAGCCTTCCCATTTATCTTCTCATAA
- the LOC116027715 gene encoding serine carboxypeptidase-like 11 produces MKPSTKHYSLFLNNFLILAIVAVVGVFPQHVISAGSKVDVLPGFEGSLPFHLETGYIGVGESEEIQLFYYFVKSEINPKDDPLILWISGEQGCSSLTGLIYEIGPLFFDAKVYNGTLPTLLFNEQSLTKNASMIFLDQLPNIGFSYSTNTTTNTDVQASNYVYEFLQKWFSENQDFISNPFFIASSSYGGLIVPTIVQLISDGNEAAKTPINLEGYILGNPKTFPHEENFKVVFAYGMGFLTTEFYESLKESCENEYMNVDPENELCAQGLQKFNKLVDGVSDQHVLEAYCGPEEPTPEASFGARRALDEQRIRSFNEKFLNLYGDDDDDRIWCRVDYHRLSNYWANDPSVQNALHVRKDSSKRWTRCNWNTVSKTYEVTVQDTRLQHAILNAKGYRSLIYSGDHDMIVPFQSTQAWIRDLYYTIDHDWAPYFVNHEVGGYTRNFTSKMTYATVKGAGHIATEQKPEMCVGLISRWIAGKDIAFLPFSTVTTAFKQFMQSGKDKLSTFSQLLQAETRDFPFILG; encoded by the exons ATGAAACCATCTACAAAGCAttattcactttttttgaataattttctGATCCTTGCTATTGTTGCAGTAGTAGGGGTTTTCCCACAACATGTAATCTCTGCAGGCTCAAAGGTTGATGTTCTTCCTGGCTTTGAAGGATCCCTCCCTTTCCATCTTGAGACTGG GTACATTGGTGTGGGTGAATCCGAGGAAATACAACTATTCTACTACTTTGTTAAATCAGAAATAAATCCAAAAGATGATCCTCTCATACTTTGGATTTCTGGAGAACAGGGTTGTTCATCTTTAACCGGACTTATCTATGAAATAG GGCCACTATTTTTTGACGCAAAAGTGTATAATGGAACCCTACCAACATTGTTGTTTAATGAACAATCATTAACAAAG AATGCGAGCATGATCTTTTTGGATCAACTGCCAAATATTGGATTTTCATACTCGACCAATACAACCACTAACACTGATGTACAAGCGAGCAATTACGTTTATGAATTTCTACAAAAG TGGTTTAGCGAGAATCAAGACTTTATATCGAATCCGTTCTTCATCGCTAGTAGTTCTTATGGAGGTCTTATTGTTCCTACTATTGTTCAACTTATATCAGATG GAAATGAAGCTGCCAAGACGCCAATCAATCTTGAG GGATATATATTGGGCAACCCCAAAACTTTTCCTCATGAAGAAAATTTCAAAGTTGTATTCGCATATGGAATGGGATTTCTCACAACTGAATTCTATGAG TCATTGAAGGAAAGTTGTGAAAATGAGTATATGAACGTAGATCCAGAGAACGAATTATGTGCTCAAGGCCTTCAGAAGTTCAATAAG TTGGTGGATGGGGTTTCTGATCAACACGTTCTTGAGGCCTACTGTGGACCTGAAGAACCTACCCCAGAGGCATCTTTTGGTGCAAGAAGAGCTCTTGATGAGCAACGTATCAGATCTTTCAACGAGAAATTCCTCAATCTgtatggtgatgatgatgatgataggaTCTGGTGTCGT GTTGACTACCACCGACTTTCCAACTACTGGGCAAATGACCCTAGCGTCCAAAACGCTCTTCACGTTCGTAAG GACTCTTCCAAAAGGTGGACGAGGTGCAATTGGAATACTGTGTCAAAAACCTACGAGGTTACGGTACAGGACACAAGATTGCAACATGCAATTCTTAATGCTAAAGGCTATCGGTCACTTATATACAG CGGTGATCATGATATGATTGTTCCGTTCCAATCAACTCAAGCCTGGATAAGAGATTTGTACTATACCATCGATCATGATTGGGCTCCATATTTCGTGAATCATGAAGTTGGCGG TTACACAAGAAATTTCACCAGTAAGATGACATATGCAACAGTAAAG GGAGCAGGGCACATTGCTACGGAGCAGAAGCCTGAGATGTGTGTTGGTTTGATTTCGCGATGGATAGCTGGAAAAGACATAGCTTTCCTCCCATTCTCTACAGTAACAACAGCATTCAAACAATTTATGCAATCTGGAAAAGATAAATTATCAACTTTCTCCCAGCTCCTGCAGGCTGAAACTAGAGACTTCCCATTTATCCTCGGATAA